In the genome of Scylla paramamosain isolate STU-SP2022 chromosome 10, ASM3559412v1, whole genome shotgun sequence, the window ATTGACTGGAAAATTGTATGTCAAAATTTGCTAATTGGATTCACAAGTTCCAGTGTGTTCTTTTATCAGTGAATGGAGAGAAATATGGTGTCACAACAAGGTTCTTTCAGAGACTTTCCTTACACCTGGTGACCAGATTTAACTAAGAAAAGTGCTAGAAACAAGCCAATTAGTTTATAATTATTGGCAAGAGACAATGACACTTTCATTACAAATGGTACTTTGATAGTGACTGACTACGTGGTCCATTTTTCTGCAGGTTACCCTGGCGGGCGGCACTTGAGTGAGCGAGACCTGCCATCAAAAGTGCTGGAGCATGGCCAGGACACCCCTGCACCCTCACACCTCCACCAGGGCCCTCGCATTCAAGCCTCCAAGTCGGTTCCTTCTCTCaatagtaagtgtgtgtgtgtgtgtgtgtgtgtgtgtgtgtgtgtgtgtatgtgtgtgtgtgtacatataggTATACACACCTGCATTCCCTGCCTGCCAGGTTGTAGACCATACTTTGCTTTCCATACCTTTTCTCTGTAAAGAAAACAGGAGTCACAGCACATTACAAAAATTGGTACACAAgggatgcctctctctctctctctctctctctctctctctctctctctctctctctctctctctctctctctctctctctctctctctctctctctctctctctctctctctctctctctctctctctctctctctctctctctctctctctctctctctctctctctctctctctctctctctctctctctctctctctctctctctgacattcccaaaaggaataagagggaggCTCTTCTGCTCAAACCATGCATTTGGGAGTTGTGAGAGTTGATGTAAGAGGGAGTAAAGAATCAGTGATTAATAGATAGCACAATAGACCATGTATCCTAAACATTATGAATTGTAAGGCAATGCCATTACATAgacaaaatatttcaagacAGGATGACTTAGGATGAACCCAGAAAGCACTTCACTTGTTGAACAAGTAGTACTAAAATATATAGCTTGATGAGATGCcatttaaaataataatggatTGGCAGTTGATTGTTCAACTGTAAAAAGAGATAGACTTTTGATTCTCAAAGTGTATATTTCTGGAATGGCAGTTAATTATTTTCTAgattctttctctgttttagAGACTAacattaaatatatattttattttcaggtGAAGTTAATAGCCACATGGGTGGTAAGCCAGCATCCTTGGAGGTGTTCAACCCTGCCTATTCTCGCACTTCCTCCAACACTTCCCTCTCACAACCCCCCAACtcccaccatctccaccatcaacaccaacagcagcaacagcaacagcagcaacagcagcagcaacaacagcaacaacaacagcagcagcagcagcagcagcagcagcagcagcagcagcagctgcagccacagcagcagcagcagcagcagcatcagccacCAGTGCTCCCACATCACCATCAGTCTCACCAGCAGTATCACCCACCACTCAGATCCAGGTAGGATCCAAACACATGGACACCTTGATACATGAAACAGAACTTGAAACAACCATTAAAGAATGTATGATTTTAATATGtatgaaagaatataaaaatgagagctGCTATTCTTCCTATTGCCTTCTTAGCACTTGAAACTGCGAGGAAGGATTAGGATTGTGTAAAGGAGTCATGTCTTAATTCTttggattatttttttatgtttttagtcTTCTTGAATACAACCTTTCACATGATGATGTATGTATCTTCCAATTAgatcatctcttcttttcttcagtaCAGCCTTACACATGATGGTGTATGTATCTTCCAATCAGGTCAACACAAAACCTTAGTGAAGGGAACTACCATGTTGGTGTGGGCCGTCATCCAAGCAACCCCAGCCTGCTGGAACGTACCCCTGGCTCAGCAGCGGAGGAGGAGCGCTACTACCAAAACATTACCTTCCACCAAGGGCCACAAGACCCTCGCATGGGATCTACCCGCACCCGTCCTGCTCAGTTGCTGCCCCTTGGTTCACCCACAGGGCAGGCAGAACCACCAGAGCAGGCACGTCCTGAGGCACGACCTGACCACCGCCCAGCTTCTGCCTTCCTCCAGCGTGAGGAAACCCTGACTCACAGGCAAGACCTCCAACGGCCATCCTCCCAGCGTGACCTACGGGCTGATGCCAAGATGATAGAAATGACAGAGGAGGTGAGGCGAAGAGAGGAACGGGCACGCCACAATGGTCACCCACCCTCTGCTGGCCCTGTCCACCCTGTCCGCTCCACTCCTCACCAGTCTGCTCATCGGGCCCCAGCCAACTTCCCTCACCACATGCCTCCTGGTCCGTATTCTCCAGAGAACTATCCAGGTGGGCCACAGGGCTTCCAtggtcagcagcagcaacaccctAACTATCCACCTCAGACACACCCCCTCAGCCCCATGGGCGGACACCAGCAGCCACCTCACCATGGCCACCCTCAATATAGTCCTCATGGGCAAAGCTTGCCTGGCAAACTTCCTCCCCCAACAGCTCCAAAGCCTAAACCTCCTGGAGCCCCAGCTCCTGATGCACCAGAAAAGCCCTTGCGTCAGTTTGGGTTTGATGGAAATGCTCCTGATGGACCCCCAAGGCCACCTCCTCCTGAGGATGGGTACAGGgactctcctccacctccaccacctcccactTCCACTCATCCTCTTTTGCAAGGTAGCCGGCCAGGCTCTAGTGTAGGGTTTGCTGGTCAGCTGTCCACAAAATCAGCCTTTAACAAGACCAGTCCCTGGGATAGGGAACAGAAAGAACTGGTGAGTAGATGGTTATCCCAGAATACACTTTTAAGTGTTAGCTCCTCTAGTTTAACATACACAGCTTTTAGGAGCTCTTTAGGAATGGAAGGCACAACAAACAAGCCTGTgcatgtgtttctctctctctctctctctctctctctctctctctctctctctctctctctctctctctctctctctctctctctctctctctctctctctctctctctctctctctctctctctctctctctctctctctctcaccacaatccCTTATTATTTGCTTGATCAACTTAAACAGACCTACATGCTttactttcttgtctttttccatTGCAGCTAaggaatatagaaaagaaactgCACATTGCAAAAAAAGTTGGACTACATTATGAAAAATTTATTAAATCTTTTTGCATTAAGTTTAGACTGACAATTGGTGGCAggttttactttgctttactatgtTCAAATACAGTATTTGACTTTCTCAGCTGAGTTATTGTTGCCACGCTTTTAATGAATAATGTAATGATAAGCAGTGTAAActtaacaagggggatgtaagcaaaattcttaggatcagcaaccaggatagaacaagaaataatgggttcaagtttgagaaatttaggtttaggaaggagataggaaaaaattggttcacaaatagagtggtagatgagtggaacgaactcagtaatcatgttgtttgtgttaGGACATTATAgagttttaagagaagattagaaaggtttatggatggggataatagatggaaataggtaggtatatttcaaacAGGGACTGCCTCATGTAAGCCttgtcgcttcttgcagcttcccttatttcttatgttcttatgttcttatgtacaatTATTACATGAGAATTTTCTCAACAACATAAAGATTCAACACTGATTCAGGTCAACAGTATTATTACAGCTTCATTCACAGTAATTTCTCTTTTTGTCAGCATGAACAGAGGCGACGTGAGGCAGCACGGCACTGGCGAGATGAACAGATAAATTCCCTGGAAGGTTTGGAGGTGCGCACGTCCCAGCAGGATGAGCGGCTTCGCACCTTGCGCCTGGAGAGGGAGTTCCAGCGACGTGCAGAGGAGGCACTCACCaatgaggaggatgatgatgatgatgaagaggaggagcatgaaGACAAACACGAGgaggatgatggtgataatgtaaggggtgggagagagggagagccagTGCCGGCCCACAGACGTGCTTCTGAGAGTGGCCGTGTGACATCTGGTGGCACCTTGGAACCCCGCATGAATGGTGGTGGTCCACCTGATGAGGAGCGTGCCCGCAAGGTGGATGAAATTCGCAGAAAACAGCAAGAGCTGGAGGCTACCAAGGAGGCTGAGGAGCGGCTCCTGAGGGAAGCACAGAGGCGACAGCAAGAGGAACAGATGCGTCGgttccagcagcagcagcagcagcaacagcaggaacagctacaacaacagcagcagcaagggcCAGtgcaccactaccaacaccagcaccatgCCAGTCAGCGCCTAGACTCCCTGGTGGCAGCACCACACATTCCTCAGTACAGCAATGGCTTGCGGGGACAGCATGGCTTTCCTGATCAGACAGGCACTGGAGAAGGCAGCCATCGCTATGATCCAATGGCCAGTCGCCCACAACACAGTCCTGTACCACCAGAGAGAGGCTCTTCCTACTCAgtgatgcagcagcagcagagtaGCATGACCCCTGCTCCTAACAATCGCTTCAAAGGACCTGATGGACCACCAGCCACTGTCAAACGTGTTCAGTTCTCAGAGACCACCAACACTGACACTCACATTACCTATGACAACAATGCCAACCAGGAGAAGGTGCCTCGACAGGATCCAAATGTAAGTGGTCTGTTTGTTCTGTGAGGGGGATTAAGAGGTAGGAAATAATCAATCCCTACCTCATGGCCCATATTGTGCACTCTCATATCCTTTCATTGACAGATCCTTCTCTTAACTgatggattagagagagagagagaatcatgcatTAGCCACTTTTTTTAAACTTGTTTTGGTTGCAACACGCCTGAGCACCTGCCCTTTTACTTTCAAGCACCTCAGACGAGTCCTCCCTAAGGCAAGTATTCATGCAGTAGTCACTGGTAGGATCAGAAAACATAACATTGCACATCATAATTTTGCACCCATTATGCATTTGACCAGTTACTAGGCATGTTTTTTACGTTATTTCCATTTTCAGAACTTCATCAATGAAGCTGAAACCATGTTGAATTCATCACCTACACGTAATGTCAGTGGGAGCACCCCAGGTGTGATTGGAGCACAAGAGGTGTACAGGTGAGTAAACTGAACCTCCTTAATAAATGACTCTTTGTGTGAGTTTACATAGTAATTAATGCTGCTAGGTTTGGTGAACTCAAGCTGTTGGCTTTAGCTTTTTCAATCTGAAACTGGGATCTTGCTCCTACAATAACACTACATTGAACCAACCTCCTGTTAGTGGGCCCTTCAAAAGTttggaagagagggacagaagtGACAAAATTTAAAGTAGGGCTTATTGGCTAAGGCAGAATAAGAAAACCTACTGAAAGTTGtttgagaggaagagtgaatgttttgagataaaaacaaaggaagcatTTCTTTTTAAAATGCTGTTCTTTTGGCACAGATTTTGCAGATAAATCTTTTTATCTtgggaaatatttttttcttaatgaaaCTACAGTGTAGTatatcaaaatacttgttttagcAAATATTTTAAAAGAATAATTTCTTTGGGCAATGATTTATCTGAAAATTTTTAGTCAAATGAATGCTCAACAAGGGAACAACAGTATAATACCAGATTTAAGGAAAAACTAGGGAAAGATTTTGCTATTGAATTATCTAAAAGCATATGGATATGTATTTCTTGATTATGGCTTGGGAAAGAACACACAGCataaaaatattcattatatttggatgtgattttttttgtaacaGTGAACATGAGATATGAAAATTTATGATTTCTGAGAATCCATAAGATGCAtgcatgaatgaaaatgaaaacaggGAGAGTGAAGACTGTGCTTAAATTTTAGAATCATAAGTGAATATGGGGATCTGTTTAAAACCATTTGACTTCAGGCCTTATGTTTTGGGTTCTAACATTGTCATTCAAAGTAGGACCTTTGTGACTCTATACATTTAATCCACTGGTCCTTCCATGCATGGCTGGAAACATTTTACCAGGTGTGCTGTTCTTGTCTACATAATGGCATCTTGGCTCTAAAATCAGGATCCTTTCAATGGTATTTTCAACTTTGGGAACAGCCAGAAATTAAAAGGAATCTTGTCTAGAGACTAAAGAAAGCTGACCAACCTGGTCAAACCAATCCAGGAAGTTGTCATGATGTAGCTGCTAGTTGCCTGAGTCCCACCTGTCTGGTCTCTATCCTTTGCTCTTGATGCGGGATTTCTTAGTCAAGCtctattttcctcatataagcTAAACTCTTCACCAATCAGATATGACTCCTAGTAATTTCTTGTATTTCCATTGTCTGAGGATGCCAATGAAAGGTCCCTGATTTAAGGGCTAAAAAGAAATCATACAGAATATGACTGGACACTCCATAATGACTCCAGAATGAAATTTGATTAGATATTTCCAACAGGGAAAGTGAAAACCAATGAATAAATCCAGTGGCTTGTTTTGAAAGATGTTTAGTTAGAACCCCCTAAATATCTTAATTATAATTGTCCCCAGGCTACTTTTTGAACAAATCTATTAAATAAGAGttcagaaaggaagaaaggcgaTTGTGATGGGTGTGAAAGAGGATAGATAAAGTTGTGGGCAAATAGGAGTACCCGTAGGAAACATGAATGATGTGTGATCTGTGCTGATTGGTGATCACTTCTACCAAACACAAGCAAGAATAACGAGATGAACGAAAAAGACtttgactatatatatatatatatatactctgcACCGAGAAGTGACCCTTTTTTTGCTGGTTAGACACTGCCTCCTTCACCTGGTcggctggtgatgatgaaaggaagtacagtaaaatccctcttatctggcattcgagtatccggcacatttttccccgagccttaaaatcaataaaaaatcaatgtgtactcataaaattgattaaaattcccacgcgaggcatactttgtcccctcgccaccagagcgcactgcttcacgccacctgcggcccactgcactgtgtttactcagtgactcagtcccgcgtgtgcactgtttatcgcctgacgccttcatcatgcctaaagttgtagaaaagaggaagcgtgttgtgcttacacttaagcagctgatcagatcagcttctgattaagatcagctgatctttgttatggtaagatgcgtgagtgtagggtggtgattgtggacatgatttcacttctattcaagtatccggcaatattcaagtatccggcatgtcggcagtcccgttgatgccggataagagggattttactgtatatctgTAAGATGTACTTAATGTAATTGATTCAGATTAAAAACCCAATTTAATTTTATAATTGTATTTCACTTATTAATCAATGAAATTTAGCTACAtactaagaaagaaaaatacaatttGGTGGAAGTCACTAAGGCATAGCTGATCATTCAAAACATGTAACATATCTAAGGTGACTGCACACATGAAAATAATTTCTTACCAAGCTcattctcataaaacaaaaaatcatgtcacattacaaaaaaaagtcatcttgtacagtaactttatttttaaacaaacaaattaaatgTAGTATTATATAAAAGAATTCAGTGTAGTATTAAAGaatttaattaattcatttatctTAGATATGTTGCTTGTTTTGAATGGCTTGCTCTCCCCAAGTGACTTGCCACAAATTGTACTTTTTTATTAGTGAATATTATTAATTGGTAAGTGGAGTACTATCACATTATTATGTTATGAATGTTCTTAATCATGGAACTTATTGAATAATCCCAGTAACATGTAAATTTGATACATCTCCCTGATATCTGATACATCTCACTGATATACTTCTGTATGTCATCAACACCCAGTCAGGTAAAAGACTGACTGGCAGAAAGGGAGTTGCTTCTTGGTGCAAATTTACCTTTGTACAAATTACAGACTACAATCAATGCCTTTTTCTGCACATATTTCTCCATTCATAGTAACATATGACCCTGCCTGTTTGAAAGAATCTACATcatgaaacaaagaaacgacGTAACTTTCAAAACTGCATTCCTCTTGCAATCCACTTTCTACATTTCATTCCAAAGCCTTATTTATTCTcagtttcctcctttcattcatctgcCAAAACTCCTTTACCAGCTGTTTCAGTCCATATTTTATAGATACTACATTACCTTGCTTCTTTTGCTAGCTCTGGcattatgtagaaatcttgtgtattgttttcttataggcatctttctttcacttccttcacctcttccatcTACACTATTTTTGCATCTTAAGGCACAGGTTGAGAATCCTTTATCCAAAAATCCAGAAACCTCCAAAATACAAAAGTTTTCAAATGGTATAATATGACACATTACAAATGGAAAATTCCACAAGGTGGTGGGAAggttccacaaaaaaaaaaatgtaaatatgacAGCATGTCCACAGACCAAAACTTCTCTTCTATGCTCAATTTACTACCATGGGAGGTATCAAACAATGGTATATCATATATAACAATGGTAAATCAATGTATAGCAAACAATGGTAAATCATGTATAGCAAACTCACATGAGATGCTGTTCTCAGTTTTTGAATCATAACACTTTGACAAGTAACTGTCTGGCAGAGCAGGGGAAAATGTGTCTCCCATATGCTCCTGCCCATTTCCCCCTTACCTCAACCTCATTCTATCACTTACTTTTGATTCTCCTTGCATCATAATGGGTCTTGCCAAATGTAGCAGTGAAGAAGTGTTGTGATGGCATTTGTTTGAGAGGGACTCAGTAATTCTGTGACTGAGAGGATGGTAATATCAGAAACAGCTGTCATACAGGTGGTGAAGGCTGCACCAGTGCTTGAAACAACTGTCACTCCCTGTCACCTTGCAGATCACAAGCCTCTTCTAACCAAGAGGGAGCAGTGTCTCCGTTTTTACAAGGCATATGTCCCAGCAATTTACTCATCTTTTATCTGATCTTTTTGTCCAgagcctttctttctctcaggaATGACAGCTGTTTTGAAGCAGTAGTGTAGCCTTCACCACCTGTGTGACAGCTGCTTCTGATCTTATCTTCCTCCCAGTCTCAGAATTATTGAACCCCTCTTGAACAAACAGCATCACAAcagtattttttgttgttgttaagctTGCCTGGACCCATTATATTGTGAGGAGAATTAAATGTGACCAATGAAACAAGGTCACAGCTAGAGGGAAATGGGTAGGAGTGCACGGGAGATGCATCTTCCCTTACTGTGCCTGACAATTACTGTCAAACTGTCATAATTAAAAAACTGAGCATAGTACCTTCAGGTCATGTGAGGTGCCATGCATGACAATTTACCACTTTTGATACTTCCCATGGCTGTAGATTAAGCATCAAAGCTTTGGTCTATGGGCAAGCTGTCATGtttacacttatttttttttgtgaccatTGTAAAACTACATTCATGGTATATGTATAAGCTATATTATGAAATGTAAATATCCTGGATATTGTGTTTTAGACTTTGCTTCCATTCTCAGGCTGTCACATTTTATagatgcaaaataaaaataaaagtctgTATTCTGAAAACCAGAAAAATCCGAAATTCACAACTTTCAGTCCGAGGAATTTTGGATAAAGGATTCTCAACCACTACTGAACCATCCTGTCCACTGTAATATTTGACCTAATGAAGGTTAAAATCTAAACTAAAAATCTTGAATTCCAAAATCCATAAACTGTATGATCCTAAGATTTTCAGATTAGAGATTGTGAACCTGTATTTTTGAGAAAAGAGGCCTTCATATGCCTTCTTTTTCAGGGATCCCCGCATGAAGAGGCTACAACAGAAACAAGCTGAGCAGGCAGCTGCCAAGAATCCAGGACCCGAGAAACTCACAtttaaggagaaaatgaagatgttTGCTATGGAGACTGGAGAGGCAGAGACACCCAAGGACAAGGTGAAAATTAGCCGAGCACAGAGAGAAATTGAGCATTGAGGGCAAGACAGGAAGGGGGGAGCTTGATGAAAATGTTTTAGTTAATTTGGTTGATTTTGAAAATGAGATGTTACTCAGCCAATTATTTCTCATACATATCAACAGCACAGGAAggttataaatatatatatatacatatatatataatgtatatgcTTCCAGTATAGTTATACTTTACTATATTGTTTCCTGGCTCACTTCAAACCAATAATCGGTGTATATTTCAGTGCTTCACGTGAGCCATTGGGTTCCTTTGGCAACACTGGCAGCTAAATCAAGTGGACAAGACCTAGTGTGTTGCTGTAAATGAATGAGGAAGTAGCATTTCATACTCACATATCAGTATGAGTACAAAATGTACAGAAAATGTAATTTCGTGCTCCAGTGGCTGTATTGGTACAGCTGGCAACACATGATAAATCACCCCACATAATTATTGCCCTCAGCCTACACGGACAAGTTGGTGTGTcacaatataaatatataatgagAGTTAGCTTAGATAACACCTTTATATCCATATGTTTGGCTATCACCATGtatatagaggaggagggggcaggtaGCCAGGCACCACTGCATACTCACAGAAATGTAAACCATGCTTCACTCTCATCATTTTATTCCTGCTTAAAAAGATTTTATAATGTATTTTTACCATTTATGCCAGGAAAATCTTTGGCCAAATTGCTATAAATGTGTTAGTCTAGGAATTGTACTGTGTAACTGAGCTAATTATGGTAGAGATCATCATGAGTCTAATGAATGGGAACACTCAGCTCACCATCCTAAGACAAAGAGTCAGGAAGTCACATTAGATTTTTTTAAAGTATTGATGAGAAGAGCAATGCAGCATTATCACCCAAATGTTACATTTTTATGGTCAGTTAATTGT includes:
- the LOC135104229 gene encoding afadin-like isoform X8, yielding MIGMRAFGFTSHTRSIMFHVRRRPADHGPRKRKKKPVKGAGGGHGGDHDHHRPRDPHFLPDRLPFLIELGPDGSELGGTGRQHQLHLNVTEVGTDRSTHTGGQSLQLFGPSIQPRHCVIAHTEGIVTVTPCSRDADTFVNGQRIYETTILQHGCIVRFGRIYNFRFLDPQQDDRMRQHHLIDSSRTMRRLPIGNYERYPPPRDPILPAVLEFREESEDGFLHSITTDLDPTDIQFKLAPTYTLYMAARFRASTHYRPDLSPTERAHRLTEMLTKVAAMVQNVIHSRYGDPTSLAFWMANASELLHFLKQDRHICGYSSDAQDILAEAVQVAFRSLVDCMQAELSTSLPMFLEDRDDINEEEGSTAHVLSILTNTMALLRRCRVNAALTIQLFSQLFHFINMWVFNRIVVDSHPNYCTRVWGVRLKRRLARIELWAEKQGLELAADCHLARLSQAAMLLHSQKSAPDDIATISSTCFKLNSLQLRALLEKYQPTPDEPKIPQDLIDNVVAVAESTADGLAREDGREVRLEEETDLQLPFLLPEDGYSCDIVRGVPSGLAEFLNPLQHGGLCNMNPQPTSSGYWTIYMHEQDSRPPPGPRSPSVMSNRSMSIPRGEPEIHVIQLHKSNNGMGLSIVATKGVNQDKLGIYIKSVVPGGAADQDGRLQAGDQLLSVDGKSLIGITQERAAEYMMETGPVVTLEVARQGAIYHGLATILSQPSPHANRASLRKTQQRVEDVPRTAMTNSHSTPNMGGYNERLVDWNQPPRQHPIPPTSSHSSLMARSSPNLAAQPEGYPGGRHLSERDLPSKVLEHGQDTPAPSHLHQGPRIQASKSVPSLNSEVNSHMGGKPASLEVFNPAYSRTSSNTSLSQPPNSHHLHHQHQQQQQQQQQQQQQQQQQQQQQQQQQQQQQQQQLQPQQQQQQQHQPPVLPHHHQSHQQYHPPLRSRSTQNLSEGNYHVGVGRHPSNPSLLERTPGSAAEEERYYQNITFHQGPQDPRMGSTRTRPAQLLPLGSPTGQAEPPEQARPEARPDHRPASAFLQREETLTHRQDLQRPSSQRDLRADAKMIEMTEEVRRREERARHNGHPPSAGPVHPVRSTPHQSAHRAPANFPHHMPPGPYSPENYPGGPQGFHGQQQQHPNYPPQTHPLSPMGGHQQPPHHGHPQYSPHGQSLPGKLPPPTAPKPKPPGAPAPDAPEKPLRQFGFDGNAPDGPPRPPPPEDGYRDSPPPPPPPTSTHPLLQGSRPGSSVGFAGQLSTKSAFNKTSPWDREQKELHEQRRREAARHWRDEQINSLEGLEVRTSQQDERLRTLRLEREFQRRAEEALTNEEDDDDDEEEEHEDKHEEDDGDNVRGGREGEPVPAHRRASESGRVTSGGTLEPRMNGGGPPDEERARKVDEIRRKQQELEATKEAEERLLREAQRRQQEEQMRRFQQQQQQQQQEQLQQQQQQGPVHHYQHQHHASQRLDSLVAAPHIPQYSNGLRGQHGFPDQTGTGEGSHRYDPMASRPQHSPVPPERGSSYSVMQQQQSSMTPAPNNRFKGPDGPPATVKRVQFSETTNTDTHITYDNNANQEKVPRQDPNHLRRVLPKNFINEAETMLNSSPTRNVSGSTPGVIGAQEVYRDPRMKRLQQKQAEQAAAKNPGPEKLTFKEKMKMFAMETGEAETPKDKVKISRAQREIEH
- the LOC135104229 gene encoding afadin-like isoform X9, with the protein product MFHVRRRPADHGPRKRKKKPVKGAGGGHGGDHDHHRPRDPHFLPDRLPFLIELGPDGSELGGTGRQHQLHLNVTEVGTDRSTHTGGQSLQLFGPSIQPRHCVIAHTEGIVTVTPCSRDADTFVNGQRIYETTILQHGCIVRFGRIYNFRFLDPQQDDRMRQHHLIDSSRTMRRLPIGNYERYPPPRDPILPAVLEFREESEDGFLHSITTDLDPTDIQFKLAPTYTLYMAARFRASTHYRPDLSPTERAHRLTEMLTKVAAMVQNVIHSRYGDPTSLAFWMANASELLHFLKQDRHICGYSSDAQDILAEAVQVAFRSLVDCMQAELSTSLPMFLEDRDDINEEEGSTAHVLSILTNTMALLRRCRVNAALTIQLFSQLFHFINMWVFNRIVVDSHPNYCTRVWGVRLKRRLARIELWAEKQGLELAADCHLARLSQAAMLLHSQKSAPDDIATISSTCFKLNSLQLRALLEKYQPTPDEPKIPQDLIDNVVAVAESTADGLAREDGREVRLEEETDLQLPFLLPEDGYSCDIVRGVPSGLAEFLNPLQHGGLCNMNPQPTSSGYWTIYMHEQDSRPPPGPRSPSVMSNRSMSIPRGEPEIHVIQLHKSNNGMGLSIVATKGVNQDKLGIYIKSVVPGGAADQDGRLQAGDQLLSVDGKSLIGITQERAAEYMMETGPVVTLEVARQGAIYHGLATILSQPSPHANRASLRKTQQRVEDVPRTAMTNSHSTPNMGGYNERLVDWNQPPRQHPIPPTSSHSSLMARSSPNLAAQPEGYPGGRHLSERDLPSKVLEHGQDTPAPSHLHQGPRIQASKSVPSLNSEVNSHMGGKPASLEVFNPAYSRTSSNTSLSQPPNSHHLHHQHQQQQQQQQQQQQQQQQQQQQQQQQQQQQQQQQLQPQQQQQQQHQPPVLPHHHQSHQQYHPPLRSRSTQNLSEGNYHVGVGRHPSNPSLLERTPGSAAEEERYYQNITFHQGPQDPRMGSTRTRPAQLLPLGSPTGQAEPPEQARPEARPDHRPASAFLQREETLTHRQDLQRPSSQRDLRADAKMIEMTEEVRRREERARHNGHPPSAGPVHPVRSTPHQSAHRAPANFPHHMPPGPYSPENYPGGPQGFHGQQQQHPNYPPQTHPLSPMGGHQQPPHHGHPQYSPHGQSLPGKLPPPTAPKPKPPGAPAPDAPEKPLRQFGFDGNAPDGPPRPPPPEDGYRDSPPPPPPPTSTHPLLQGSRPGSSVGFAGQLSTKSAFNKTSPWDREQKELHEQRRREAARHWRDEQINSLEGLEVRTSQQDERLRTLRLEREFQRRAEEALTNEEDDDDDEEEEHEDKHEEDDGDNVRGGREGEPVPAHRRASESGRVTSGGTLEPRMNGGGPPDEERARKVDEIRRKQQELEATKEAEERLLREAQRRQQEEQMRRFQQQQQQQQQEQLQQQQQQGPVHHYQHQHHASQRLDSLVAAPHIPQYSNGLRGQHGFPDQTGTGEGSHRYDPMASRPQHSPVPPERGSSYSVMQQQQSSMTPAPNNRFKGPDGPPATVKRVQFSETTNTDTHITYDNNANQEKVPRQDPNHLRRVLPKNFINEAETMLNSSPTRNVSGSTPGVIGAQEVYRDPRMKRLQQKQAEQAAAKNPGPEKLTFKEKMKMFAMETGEAETPKDKVKISRAQREIEH